One Myxococcaceae bacterium JPH2 genomic window, GGCTCCTTGTGAGGGCCGCGCCGCGCCTGACAGACTCGCGCGCGTGAACGCACGCGCCCGCTGGCTGACCGCCTTGTTGCTCTCCCTCGCGACGGCATGCGCCTCGCAGCCGCCCTCGTCGCTCCCGGGTTCCTCCACCGATGACGGCCCCACCACGCGCCAGTGGCGGCGCGGCGCGGAGGCGCGGGACTTCGAGCGCTTCACGCGCGACGGCACGACCCTCACGGCGGACGGCGCGCTCGTCCTGGGCGACACGGCCCACGCGAGCACGGTGCCCTTCCCCACCGGCGCGCCACCGGACGCGGGCACCGGCGCCACGCTCGACGCCTATCGCGTAGGCACGGCGGTCTCCGAGGTTCAGGCCGTCTCGGGAGGCTTCGACAGCGTCGTGCCGTCGTTCGAGGCGCAGACGCCGCCGGGCACCTGGGTGCAGGTCTGGGTGGCCGCGCGCATCGAGGGGCAATGGACGCGCGACTACGAGCTGGGCGTGTGGGCCTCCGAGCGGGACACCGTGTCGCGCCACAGCGTGAACGCACAGGAGGATGCGGACGGCACCGTGTCCACGGACACGCTGAACCTGAAGCGCCGCGCGGACGCCTTGCGCGTGACGGTGGGCCTCTACTCCACGCGGCCGGAGGCGAGCCCTCGCGTGCGCGCGCTCTCCGCCGCGGTGACGGACACCCGCCGCACGGCCGAGGACTCGGCCTCCGAGCGCACGGCGTGGGGCACCGCGCTGGAGGTGCCGGGGTACTCGCAGATGCTCTATCCGGACGGCGGCGAGGTCTGGTGCTCGCCCACGTCCACCACGATGTTGCTGGGCTACTGGAGCCGCAAGCTGGGCCGCGCCAACCTGGAGGAGCCCGTGCCCCAGGCCGCGGCGCACACGTATGACGTCGCGTACCAGGGCACGGGGAACTGGAGCTTCAACACCGCCTACGCCTCGGCGCGCGGCAGCGGCGAACTGCAGGGACTGGTGGCCCGGCTCGACACCTTCGCGCAGGTGGAGCGCCTCATCGCGGCGGGAATCCCGGTGAGCATCAGCATCGCGTTCGAGGAGGGCCAGCTCACGGGCGCGCCCTCGCGGCGCACGGACGGACACCTCATCGTCGTGCGCGGCTTCACGCCCGAGGGAGACGTCCTCTGCAACGACCCCGCGGCCCGCAGCAACGAGGGCACGGCCGTCACCTACCGGCGCTCGGAGCTGTGGCGAGCGTGGAGACACTCGCGCGGCGCGGCGTATGTCCTGTGGCCCACGGGCACGCCGCTGCCTCCCGACGTGGTGGAGTGGCTGCGCTAGCGAGACCGGCAGAGAGGCGGCGCGCTCGCTCCGCCTGCTCGCCCCGGTGCTTCGCGCCCTGAAATCGCGACGCCGCGGTGTTCAGCTAGGCGGGGAGCCGTCGCCGCGCGAGCAGCACTGCCGTGGCCTCGGCTCCCACCACCGCGGGAGTCGAGGATGTTGCAGTCCCTCTGCGACAGGGGTGTGCGGGAAATCCATCGCGGGCACCGGTACCTCGTGTTGCGAGGACACCTGCCGGGCGGTGAGCTCCGGGTCATCAAGCAGGTGCGCGCCGGGCCGCTCGCGGTGGGCAGCGGCGCCATGCTGCGGCACGAGTACGCGCTGCTGCGGTCCCTGCAAGGAGGCATCCCGGGGGTGGCCCGCCCGGTCGCGCTGGAGGAGGACGCGGCGCATCGGCCCGTGCTCGTCCTGGAGGACGTGGGCCCGGAGAACCTCCAGCAGTGGACGCGGCGCCGGCCCGTGACGGTGGAGACCTTCCTGACCATGGCCACGCAGCTCGCGGCCATCGTCGCGCGGCTGCACCGTCAGCACGTCATCCATCGCGACCTCAACCCCACCAACATCGTGGTGGCCGCTGGCGGCGGGCAGGTCACCCTCATCGACTTCGACCTGTCCACGAAGGTCTCCGGCCTGTCGCCGCCCGACGAGAGCCCCGGGGAGCTGCCGTGGGCCCTGCCCTACGTGTCCCCCGAGCAGACCGGGCGGATGAGCCGGCCCATCGACCATCGCGCCGACCTCTACTCGCTGGGCGCGACGTTCTACGAGCTGCTCACGGGCCAGCCCCCCTTCCTCGCCACGGATCCCGCCGAGCTGGTGCACGCGCACCTCGCGCGCCCGCCGGTCCCTCCCACGTTCGCCAACCCCACCGTGCCGCAGCCGCTGTCGGACATCGTGCTGCGGCTGCTCGCGAAGATGCCCGAGGCGCGCTACCAGAGCGCGGAGGCCCTCCTCGCGGACCTGGAGGAAGCGCGCCGCCGCTGGAGCACGGGACGCGCGGAGTCCTTCGAGCTGGGACGCGTGGACCTTGCCCGACAGCTCGTCGTCTCCGAGCACCTCCACGGACGCGAGCGCGAACAAGCCGAGCTGAGCGCGGCCCTGGAGCGCGTGCGCCACGGCCCCAGTGAGACGGTGCTCATCACCGGCAACGCGGGCGTGGGCAAGTCGTCGCTCGTCCGAGACCTCCAGCGCCGGGCCCCCCCGGGAGACCGCTTCCTCTTCGGGAAGTTCAACGCGCTCCAGGGCAACGTTCCCTATGCCGCGTTCGTGGAGTCCTTCCAGTCACTCTTCCACGCGCTGCGCGAGGAGCCCGAGTCTGTGCGCGAGCTGCTGCGGCGACGCCTGCTCGACGCGGTGGGGGACTCGCTGCGCGTCATCCGCGACGTCGTGCCGGAGCTGGAGTCCTTGATGGGCGCCCTGCCTCCGCCTCCGGAGCTGGGCGCGGTGGAGGCCGCCGCGCGATTCCACCTCGCGTTCCAGTCCTTCGTCCAGGCGCTCCCCGAGCCCGGTCAGACGCTGGTGCTCTTCCTGGACGACCTCCAGTGGGCGGACTCCGGTTCGCTCCAGCTCCTGCAGAGCCTGATGCGAGACCCCGACTCGCGGCGGGTGCTGCTGGTCGCGGCCTACCGCCCCGATGAGGTCGAACCCGAGCATCCGCTCGCGCACGTGCTGGCCGCCCTGCGCATCCCGCAGGTGATGCGACACCAGACCCTCGCGCTCGCGCCGCTGACCCTGGAAGCGCTCACGCGATTGTGCGCGGAGACCTTCCGCCGCGCGCCCGAGGGGGTCTGTCCGCTCGCGGATCTCCTGCTGCGCAAGACCGCGGGCAACCCCCTCTTCATCCGCCGCCTCCTGCGCGACCTGCACCAGGATGGCCTGCTCAGCTTCGACCTGGAGCGGGGCGTCTGGGATTGGGACCTCGCGCGGCTGGAACGGGTGGAGGTGACGGAGAACGTGGTCGAGCTGATGCGCGACTCCATCCGCCGACTCCCACCGCGCGCCCAGGACGTGCTCAAGGTCGCCGCGTGCCTGGGAGACCGCGTGGAACTCTGGCTGCTGTCCGCGCTGGTGGGCGCACCCGAGGACGAGTCCGCCTCCGCGCTGTGGAGCATCCTGCGCGAGGGCCTGCTCATCCCCGAGCAGGAGGCGCCTCGTGCCCTGCGCGTGGACGGCCCACCGCTGCCGGGAGCCCCTCCGCCTCAGGACGCCACGTACCGCTTCGCGCACGACCGCGTCCGGCAAGCCGCCTACGCCCTGCTGTCGGACACGCAGCGAAAGCGACTGCATCGCGAGGCGGGGCGCCTGCTCTTGCGAGGAGCCTCGGGTGAGCTGCTCGATGCGCGGCTGTTCGCCGTGGTGGACCACCTCCACCTGGGCGCGGAGGCCGTGAGCGGATCCGCGGAGCGACTGCAATGGGTGGGGCTCAATGGTCAGGCGGGCCGCAAGGCCAAGGCGGCCTCCGCGTTCGGCGAGGGACTGGTGTACCTCTTGCGCGCCATCGACCTCCTGCCCCCCTCGCTGTGGCCGTCCCGCCGCGCCCAGGTGTTCTCCCTGCATCAGGACGCGGCGCTGTGCGCGTACCACTCGGGCGAGCCCGCGCTGGCCACGCGGCTGGTGCGCACCGCGCTGGAGCACGCCGCGAACCGGTTGGAGCAGGTGGACCTCTATGCCCTCCAGACGCTCGCGAGCCTGGCGAACGCGGACCTGGCGCAGGCCGCGCACTGGGGGCAAGCGGGGCTGAGCCTCTTCGGGGTGGAGTTCCCAGAGCACGACCGCGAGGCCGCGCTGGCGGCGGAGCTGGCCGCCGTGCCCGGCAACATGCGAGGCCGCTCCCCGGAGGAGCTGCTGAGCGCGCCGCGCATGGAGAACCCCGAGCACCTCGCGCGCGTGAGACTCCTGTCGGAGTTCATCAGCGCGGCGCTGCTGCTGGACCCCACCCTCTTTGCCCTGGCCAACACCCGCGCCTTGAACCTCCTGCTGACCGAGGGCAACGCGCCGTGGGCGCCCGTGGTGTACGCCGGCCACGGCATGGTGCTGGCGACACTCGGAGACCTGGAGGGTGGCAACGCCTTCGGGAACCTGGGCGTGGAGCTGGCGCGGCGTATGGGGGATGCGCGCATGGAGTGCCGCGCGCTGCTCTCGCTCACGCTGCACATCCAGCACTGGCGCGCGCCGCTGCGCACCAGCCTGCCGCTGATGCGCCGAGCCACGGCCACGGGGATGGCCAGCGGTGACTTCCAATCCACCGCCTACGCGCTCACCACCGCGCTCACCATCGAGCTGGCCATGGGGACCGAGCTGGCGCGGGTGATGGGCTCCGTCGTCGGCACGCTCTCCTTCCTGCGCAAGAGCGGCGTGCGGGCCACGACCGACGCGGTCATCGTCTGCCGCCAGTTCATCCGCAGCCTCCAGGGACTCACGCACCAGGTCGCCCGCTTCGACGACGACGACTTCCGCGAGCAGGCCCTGCTCGACACGCCCCACATGGCGCCGTCGGTGCGCCACCTGCTCGCCTCGCTGCGCATGGAGGCCGCGTACCTGCTGGGCGACCTGGACGAAGCCCAGCGCATGGCTGACGCGACCGTGCCCCTCGTGGAGCATGCCCGCGGCTTCTTCCGCTCCGTGGAGAGCGCCTTCTTCCTCGCGTTGACGCTCACCGCGCGCGACGACGCGCCCGCCCGCACCGTCGCGCGGGTGACGCCCTCTCTGGCGCAGCTCGCGGCGTGGGCCACGCAGTGTCCGGAGAACTTTCGTCACAAGCATCGGCTCGTCGCCGCCGAGCTGGCCCGGCTGGAGTCTCGCCCCACCGAGGCGATGGCGCTGTACGACGAGGCCATCGACGGCGCGCACACCGAGGGCTTCCTGCGCGACGAGGCGCTGGCGAACGAGCGCGCGGGGCGCTTCTACCTGTCGCTCGGGAGACGCCGCTTCGCGCTGCTCCACCTGCGGGCCGCGCTGGAGACGTATGCGCGCTGGGGCGCGAGCGCGAAGGTGGCCCTGCTGGAAGAGGAGTTCCCCGGCCTCAAGCTCTCCAACGAGGGGGCCGCACGCCTCGCCCCCGATGCCTCGCTGGACCTGAGCAGCCTGCGCAAGGCCTCCGAGACGCTGATGGGCGAGGTGGTGCTGGACCGCCTCTTGGAGAAGCTCATGGCGGTGTGCTTCGAGGTCGCCGGGGCGACGCGGGGCGCCTTGGTGCTCGATGAAGACGGCGCCCTCGTGGTCCGCGCCGTGGGCGTCACGTCCGAGCCCGTCGGGCTGGAGCGCGTGGCGCTGGCCGCGTCCGATCAAGTCCCTGCTTCGCTGGTGGAGCACGCGTGGCGCACGGGGGAGACGCTGGTGTTGTCGGACGCCGCGCACCAGGGGCGCTTCGTCGCGGACCCCTACGTCGCGCGCCGCGAGGTGAAGTCCGCGCTCGCCGTCCCCATCCTCCGGCACGGTCGCGCCGTGGGCGTGCTGTACCTGGAGAACGAGCTGGCCACGCGCACCTTCTCGCCCGAGCGGGTGGGCGTGCTCCGGACGCTCTCATCCCAGCTCGCCATCTCCCTGGAGAACAGCCAGCTCTTCGAGCAGCTCAAGGTGGAGGTGCAGGAGCGCCGACGCGCGGAGCAGTCCGTCCGCTTCCTCGCCGAGTCGGGCCTGTCCCTGGCTGAGTCGCTGGACCTGGAGTCCATGCTCGCCCAGGTGACGCGGCTGCTCGTCCCGTTCCTGGCCGACTGGTGCATGGTCACGCTCGTGGAGAAGGATGACCGGCTGCGCGTGCTCGCGCTCGCCCACGCGGACCCCCGCTGGGAGGCGCGGCTGAGACTGCGGCTCGGTCAGGCCCCTCCGGACTGGCATCGGGACATGGACTCGCCCCTGGCCGAGGTGCTGCGCACTGGAACGCCCCGCTTCGCGTCCGACGCCCCGCTCGACGACCCCGCCGCGCCTTCGCGCTTCCAACACGAGCTGCGCGCGATGGGCCTCGGGCCGCTCATGCACGTGCCGCTCACCGCGCGCGGCAAGACGCTCGGGGTGCTCACCTTCGCCTCGTCCGCGACGGGGCATCGCCACGACGAAGCCGACCTGCGACTGGCCCAGGAGCTGGCCCGCCGCGCCGCCGTGAGCATCGACACCGCGCGGCTGTATGGCGAAGCCCAGGACGCCATCCGCGTGCGCGACGAGTTCCTCAGCGTCGCCTCGCACGAGCTGAACACCCCGCTCACCTCCCTGCGGCTGACGGTCCAAGGCGTCCTGCGGCACCTGCCAGCCAACCTGCCGGAGCGCTCACGCAAGGCGCTGCGCATGCTCGACCAGCAGACGCTGAAGCTGGCCCGGCTGGTGGAGGAGCTGCTCGACGTGTCCCAACTCCAGTCCGGTCGGCTGGCGCTCACCGTGGAGTCCGTGGACCTGGCCGCCGTCATCCACGCCGTCGCGGAGCGCCTCCACGAGTCCCTCGCGCAGGCCCACTCGCCGCTCGTGCTGCGCGTGCAAGGCCCCCTGGTGGGACGCTGGGACGCACAGCGCCTGGAGCAGGTCCTGCTCCACCTGCTCTCCAACGCCATGAAGTTCGGCGCCGGGGGACCCATCGAGCTGGCGGCCGGCACCCGCGACGACACCGTGTGGCTCACCGTGAAGGACCAGGGCATCGGCATCGCCCCCGACCGCCTCCCCCACATCTTCGAGCGGTTCGAGCGGGCCGTCTCCGTGCGCGCCTACGGCGGGCTGGGGCTCGGCCTCCATCAGGTCCGGGAGGTCCTCACCGCCCTGGGCGGCACCGTCCAGGTGGAGAGCACCCTGGGGGAGGGCACCCTCGTCACCCTGGAGCTGCCCCGGGCCGGTCCGCAGCGTCCGGATTTCGACATCTGAGCCTCCAAAACCCGGTTTGGAGCGTTCAGAACCTACATTCAAGGCTCTGAAGCCAAGGCTCTTGGCTAAATGCCACGAGATTTAGACTTGATTTCTCGCCAGCAAATGTAAA contains:
- a CDS encoding AAA family ATPase — its product is MLQSLCDRGVREIHRGHRYLVLRGHLPGGELRVIKQVRAGPLAVGSGAMLRHEYALLRSLQGGIPGVARPVALEEDAAHRPVLVLEDVGPENLQQWTRRRPVTVETFLTMATQLAAIVARLHRQHVIHRDLNPTNIVVAAGGGQVTLIDFDLSTKVSGLSPPDESPGELPWALPYVSPEQTGRMSRPIDHRADLYSLGATFYELLTGQPPFLATDPAELVHAHLARPPVPPTFANPTVPQPLSDIVLRLLAKMPEARYQSAEALLADLEEARRRWSTGRAESFELGRVDLARQLVVSEHLHGREREQAELSAALERVRHGPSETVLITGNAGVGKSSLVRDLQRRAPPGDRFLFGKFNALQGNVPYAAFVESFQSLFHALREEPESVRELLRRRLLDAVGDSLRVIRDVVPELESLMGALPPPPELGAVEAAARFHLAFQSFVQALPEPGQTLVLFLDDLQWADSGSLQLLQSLMRDPDSRRVLLVAAYRPDEVEPEHPLAHVLAALRIPQVMRHQTLALAPLTLEALTRLCAETFRRAPEGVCPLADLLLRKTAGNPLFIRRLLRDLHQDGLLSFDLERGVWDWDLARLERVEVTENVVELMRDSIRRLPPRAQDVLKVAACLGDRVELWLLSALVGAPEDESASALWSILREGLLIPEQEAPRALRVDGPPLPGAPPPQDATYRFAHDRVRQAAYALLSDTQRKRLHREAGRLLLRGASGELLDARLFAVVDHLHLGAEAVSGSAERLQWVGLNGQAGRKAKAASAFGEGLVYLLRAIDLLPPSLWPSRRAQVFSLHQDAALCAYHSGEPALATRLVRTALEHAANRLEQVDLYALQTLASLANADLAQAAHWGQAGLSLFGVEFPEHDREAALAAELAAVPGNMRGRSPEELLSAPRMENPEHLARVRLLSEFISAALLLDPTLFALANTRALNLLLTEGNAPWAPVVYAGHGMVLATLGDLEGGNAFGNLGVELARRMGDARMECRALLSLTLHIQHWRAPLRTSLPLMRRATATGMASGDFQSTAYALTTALTIELAMGTELARVMGSVVGTLSFLRKSGVRATTDAVIVCRQFIRSLQGLTHQVARFDDDDFREQALLDTPHMAPSVRHLLASLRMEAAYLLGDLDEAQRMADATVPLVEHARGFFRSVESAFFLALTLTARDDAPARTVARVTPSLAQLAAWATQCPENFRHKHRLVAAELARLESRPTEAMALYDEAIDGAHTEGFLRDEALANERAGRFYLSLGRRRFALLHLRAALETYARWGASAKVALLEEEFPGLKLSNEGAARLAPDASLDLSSLRKASETLMGEVVLDRLLEKLMAVCFEVAGATRGALVLDEDGALVVRAVGVTSEPVGLERVALAASDQVPASLVEHAWRTGETLVLSDAAHQGRFVADPYVARREVKSALAVPILRHGRAVGVLYLENELATRTFSPERVGVLRTLSSQLAISLENSQLFEQLKVEVQERRRAEQSVRFLAESGLSLAESLDLESMLAQVTRLLVPFLADWCMVTLVEKDDRLRVLALAHADPRWEARLRLRLGQAPPDWHRDMDSPLAEVLRTGTPRFASDAPLDDPAAPSRFQHELRAMGLGPLMHVPLTARGKTLGVLTFASSATGHRHDEADLRLAQELARRAAVSIDTARLYGEAQDAIRVRDEFLSVASHELNTPLTSLRLTVQGVLRHLPANLPERSRKALRMLDQQTLKLARLVEELLDVSQLQSGRLALTVESVDLAAVIHAVAERLHESLAQAHSPLVLRVQGPLVGRWDAQRLEQVLLHLLSNAMKFGAGGPIELAAGTRDDTVWLTVKDQGIGIAPDRLPHIFERFERAVSVRAYGGLGLGLHQVREVLTALGGTVQVESTLGEGTLVTLELPRAGPQRPDFDI
- a CDS encoding peptidase C39 family protein, which codes for MNARARWLTALLLSLATACASQPPSSLPGSSTDDGPTTRQWRRGAEARDFERFTRDGTTLTADGALVLGDTAHASTVPFPTGAPPDAGTGATLDAYRVGTAVSEVQAVSGGFDSVVPSFEAQTPPGTWVQVWVAARIEGQWTRDYELGVWASERDTVSRHSVNAQEDADGTVSTDTLNLKRRADALRVTVGLYSTRPEASPRVRALSAAVTDTRRTAEDSASERTAWGTALEVPGYSQMLYPDGGEVWCSPTSTTMLLGYWSRKLGRANLEEPVPQAAAHTYDVAYQGTGNWSFNTAYASARGSGELQGLVARLDTFAQVERLIAAGIPVSISIAFEEGQLTGAPSRRTDGHLIVVRGFTPEGDVLCNDPAARSNEGTAVTYRRSELWRAWRHSRGAAYVLWPTGTPLPPDVVEWLR